CATTAGTAGGGTATATCCTTGCTATACTACCACTATGTAATGATCTAAGTTTTACAGTTACTTCTAGTCCCTCACTTGGAATTGGGTCTTTTGCTAGCCAATTTAATTCTCTTACAAAGAGTTTATTCTTCATCAGTTTATCTGCTGGTCCAACAATTACTTCTTGGTTTTTGGCATCTATTTTAACTACATAAAGTGGCTCATGTGAAGATATACCAAGCCCTCTTCTTTGCCCAACTGTAAAATTTATTATACCGTTATGATAACCTAAGACTTGACCATTCACGTGCACAATTTTACCTTTTACTAAAGACTCAGGCTTCAGTTTAGCAATAGTGCTGGCATATTTATCAGCAACAAAACATATATCTTGGCTATCAGGCTTTTGAGCAATTTTTAAATTAAAATATTCTGCAAGCTCTCTAACTTTATTTTTATGAAAAGCACCAAGAGGGAAACGCAAAAATTTTAGTTGCTTAATTGTTGTTGCAAATAAAAAATAACTTTGATCTTTACTCTTATCTAAACCAGAATATAGTTGAACTTCTCCGTCCTTTTCTATTCTTCTAATATAGTGTCCTGTAACTAATGCATCAGCTTCTAAATTTTGTGCCACCTTAAGCAAATCACGAAACTTGACAGTCTGATTACATTTTACACATGGAATTGGTGTTTCTCCATGAGTATAATTTTCAATAAAATCATCTATAACTTCTTTTTGAAATATCTCTTTGTAGTTTAATACATAATGAGGGAAACCAGAAGTTTCAGCAACACGCTTTGCATCATAAATATCTTGTCCGGCACAACAAGCACCCTTGCGAGCACCATTGTTACTACTATAGAGTTCAAGGGTAATACCAATAACTTGATAGCCCAAATTATGAAGTAGTACCGCAGCTGTGCTACTATCGACTCCTCCAGACATTGCCACTACAACTTTTGTTTGTTTTGGTATTTTATTTGCCAGTAGCGGTTCTATTTCAAATTCATTTATCATCAGACTTACTGAAAGTTAACATTTTACTATATTTTAAAATAATTGAAATTAAGAATCTAATCTTTTAGGTTCTTTTGCAATCCCTATAAACAGCATATTTTTGTCTTATATAGTAAAAGCTTTATCTGCATTATTGGTGAAATTGTTCCAACCTCTTTATTTATAATATCAAATTTTCTTCTACAAATGCGTTTTAGATAAAATTCTGCAAGGATGGGCATTAAAGCTATGCTAATAATTTCTTTTAGGATACTCTTTATTAGCATTTTAACCTTATCTATGTGACTTTGTGTTACCTTTACCACATGTTCCACCACTCCCTTAAGAGCTAAATTGTTTTTGAAAGGTAGTGCATTTTCTATCCCTGCACTTTGTAAAAGCTCTCTAGGCAAAAGGGTTCTACCTTTGCTGTTTAAATATCTTTCATTACGCAAATTATTCATTAAACTCCAAGCAATACCGGAGTGATAGATTATTTGGTCTAAATCACTATCACAATCCTTAATATCTGCAGTAGTAAGAATCATCTTCATCAGATTTACTGTAGTTTTTGCTGCATTATCCTCAAGCTCCTCAATATTTAAATATTCATCCTTACAAACTGCTTCCTCATAACCATCAAGATATTGATGGAATAAAGCTTCTGGAATATTAGTAGACTTTATCACTACTTCTAATTCTTTTGTAATCTTATCAGCATCTGTAAGCTTGTTACTGTAGATCATCTCAATCTTTTCACGCCACCATTTAATGCGTACAAGAGCAGTCATAATTTCGGTACTATTATACAATATATTGCTGATCTCTATGTTAAACGCAGATAAGACTAAGAAGTAGTATCTTATATCTCCTTTGGAGAACAATGCACAAACAAAACGATCTCTATCATTTTGACGGACGTAATCAACACAATATGAATCTATAGTGCTACTGTGCATCTGCTAGAAACATAATTAGAATTAATTAATCTTTCTGCTAAAATTCGACTATTAGAATCAAGATCAATAATATTATCGAGAGAATCAAAAAAATTAGCTGTGATTTTTACTGCTGCAAGCGTTTCTTGCACTATTTTTGCAATATCTAAAAAACCTATTCTTGACTCTACAAATGCACCTGTAGCAATTTCATTTGCAGCATTTAGTATTATGCTATTTGCATGTGGTGTGTTAGAACGCAATACTTCCATAGCTAATTTTAAAGCAGGAAACTGATTATAATCAGGTTCAAAAAATGTTAATTTTTGCTTAGTTAAATCCAGCTGTTTATTTGTTATACTTGACCTTCTAGGCCAAGACAACGCATAAGATATAGGGATATCCATATCGGGACATGCGAGTACTGCTAAATTA
This sequence is a window from Candidatus Mesenet endosymbiont of Phosphuga atrata. Protein-coding genes within it:
- the mnmA gene encoding tRNA 2-thiouridine(34) synthase MnmA, whose translation is MINEFEIEPLLANKIPKQTKVVVAMSGGVDSSTAAVLLHNLGYQVIGITLELYSSNNGARKGACCAGQDIYDAKRVAETSGFPHYVLNYKEIFQKEVIDDFIENYTHGETPIPCVKCNQTVKFRDLLKVAQNLEADALVTGHYIRRIEKDGEVQLYSGLDKSKDQSYFLFATTIKQLKFLRFPLGAFHKNKVRELAEYFNLKIAQKPDSQDICFVADKYASTIAKLKPESLVKGKIVHVNGQVLGYHNGIINFTVGQRRGLGISSHEPLYVVKIDAKNQEVIVGPADKLMKNKLFVRELNWLAKDPIPSEGLEVTVKLRSLHSGSIARIYPTNESGSTEVILKNDYFGISPGQACVAYLGERVLGGGYISY
- a CDS encoding squalene/phytoene synthase family protein, which gives rise to MHSSTIDSYCVDYVRQNDRDRFVCALFSKGDIRYYFLVLSAFNIEISNILYNSTEIMTALVRIKWWREKIEMIYSNKLTDADKITKELEVVIKSTNIPEALFHQYLDGYEEAVCKDEYLNIEELEDNAAKTTVNLMKMILTTADIKDCDSDLDQIIYHSGIAWSLMNNLRNERYLNSKGRTLLPRELLQSAGIENALPFKNNLALKGVVEHVVKVTQSHIDKVKMLIKSILKEIISIALMPILAEFYLKRICRRKFDIINKEVGTISPIMQIKLLLYKTKICCL